Proteins found in one uncultured Desulfuromonas sp. genomic segment:
- a CDS encoding YtxH domain-containing protein → MHTTPTMPQMPTMPTQESCGCSGSHPEPGATAYGFSPASPLNGSLPFGTPTQTSVPPASGDNQFVKGALIGVGLALLLSNDRVQKSLIKGATTVFNAAQAGVEELKEKFEDMQAEMKERTDK, encoded by the coding sequence ATGCATACCACGCCCACCATGCCCCAGATGCCCACCATGCCGACTCAGGAATCCTGCGGATGCTCCGGTTCACACCCGGAACCCGGGGCCACGGCGTACGGCTTTTCGCCCGCCTCTCCGCTAAACGGTTCACTGCCGTTTGGCACGCCCACCCAGACGTCCGTGCCGCCCGCTTCCGGCGATAACCAGTTTGTCAAAGGTGCCCTGATCGGTGTCGGTCTGGCTCTGTTGCTGAGCAATGATCGCGTGCAAAAAAGCCTGATCAAAGGAGCAACTACCGTTTTCAATGCGGCGCAGGCCGGAGTGGAGGAGTTGAAAGAAAAATTTGAAGACATGCAGGCTGAAATGAAAGAGCGCACGGATAAATAG
- a CDS encoding HMA2 domain-containing protein has translation MTDHDKQTLINALFRIADYARIAHHIPGRIRIKMALAAKKALADLDLDNITTDLPGIRYHRLNSKNGSVVIEYDPTIIDPKLWERLITLPEPQRPTMREELLNLWHHTPS, from the coding sequence ATGACTGACCATGACAAACAAACCCTGATTAACGCCCTGTTCCGTATTGCCGATTACGCGCGTATTGCCCATCACATTCCGGGACGGATTCGCATCAAAATGGCGCTGGCCGCCAAAAAAGCCCTGGCTGATCTCGACCTGGACAATATCACGACGGACTTGCCCGGCATTCGTTACCATCGCCTCAATAGTAAAAACGGTTCCGTGGTCATCGAATACGATCCAACGATCATTGATCCAAAGCTGTGGGAACGGTTGATCACTCTGCCCGAACCGCAACGACCGACCATGCGCGAGGAACTGTTGAATTTATGGCATCACACCCCATCATGA
- a CDS encoding heavy metal translocating P-type ATPase, giving the protein MTAALTVLHRSRERLRLRCPALRHRRLDPLYLQALLENVPGVRRVRINSIAASVTVWHEGDATLEQRVRALLDPLPQTVFTVPQSDQESVNPLTVVGLGVLAVFLRGVPPSIQGGISLMIALPTLLKGIDTLLDRGIKIDVLDAGAVAISLARRDYFTANMIVFLLRLGEYFEYFSQDKTSGLLRTLLRPQVDRVWVEQDGVEIELPLDRVEPGQTILCGSGEMIPIDGRVVHGEASVNQSSITGESVPVHKKAGDAILSGAVVEEGRLAIRVDAVGSETGLARINLFLQQSLRSSSETQRHSEQLAERLVPITLGLAGVIFLLTRDIRRTAAALTVDYSCAIKLATPITVRTAMYAAAHQGALIKGAATLDRLAAVDTLVFDKTGTLTEGRLQVTDVVPLTDLSPRQLLALAASAEEHYAHPIAEAVVGHAAAQGIDLLPISRVDFIVAHGVSAYVDGQQVLVGSRHFIHDDEGIECRSASVHEERLHGEGKSLLYIARGQCLEGVIALRDTLRKEASQVLNALKDSQRRLVVLTGDHEQTAKALHRQLPQIDAIHWQLKPQDKATLIKQLQQQGRNVAFVGDGVNDAPALVTADVGISMPSGADLARDAAQVILIQDDLNTLLHALEIADRAKHTLSEGFYAAVGGNSLFLLGALSGRIAPVTAALLHNLLTVSILGWSASRSLTFHASTPVNPVSGDRS; this is encoded by the coding sequence GTGACCGCTGCGCTCACTGTACTCCATCGCAGTCGTGAGCGACTGCGGCTGCGATGTCCAGCACTTCGCCATCGCCGTCTCGATCCGCTCTATTTGCAGGCATTGCTGGAGAACGTGCCGGGGGTGCGCCGGGTGCGGATCAACAGCATTGCGGCCAGCGTGACGGTCTGGCATGAAGGCGACGCCACGCTGGAGCAACGGGTGCGGGCGCTGCTCGATCCGCTGCCGCAAACCGTCTTTACCGTCCCTCAGTCTGATCAGGAATCGGTCAACCCGCTGACCGTGGTCGGATTGGGTGTTCTGGCCGTATTCCTGCGCGGGGTGCCGCCGTCCATTCAGGGCGGCATCAGCCTGATGATCGCTTTGCCCACCCTGCTTAAAGGGATTGATACCCTGTTGGATCGGGGCATCAAAATCGATGTGCTGGACGCCGGAGCCGTAGCCATCAGTCTGGCGCGCCGCGATTATTTCACCGCCAACATGATTGTCTTTTTGCTACGCCTCGGCGAGTATTTCGAATACTTTTCCCAAGATAAAACCTCCGGTCTGCTGCGCACCCTGTTGCGGCCCCAGGTGGACCGGGTCTGGGTCGAACAGGACGGCGTCGAGATCGAACTGCCCCTCGACCGGGTTGAGCCGGGGCAAACCATCCTGTGCGGCAGCGGCGAAATGATCCCCATCGATGGCCGGGTGGTGCACGGCGAAGCCTCGGTCAATCAGAGTTCCATTACCGGTGAATCCGTTCCCGTACATAAAAAAGCCGGTGACGCCATTCTTTCCGGTGCCGTGGTCGAAGAAGGTCGCCTGGCCATTCGTGTCGATGCCGTGGGCAGTGAAACCGGACTGGCGCGCATTAACCTGTTTTTGCAGCAGTCGCTGCGCTCGTCGTCGGAAACCCAGCGCCACAGCGAGCAATTGGCGGAACGGCTGGTGCCCATCACCTTGGGGTTGGCCGGGGTTATTTTTCTGCTGACCCGCGATATCCGTCGAACCGCCGCCGCATTGACCGTCGATTACTCGTGCGCCATCAAGCTGGCCACGCCGATCACCGTGCGTACGGCCATGTACGCGGCCGCCCATCAGGGCGCGCTGATCAAAGGCGCGGCCACGCTGGATCGCCTGGCAGCGGTCGATACTCTGGTGTTCGACAAAACCGGCACCCTGACCGAAGGGCGTCTTCAGGTCACCGATGTGGTGCCGTTGACGGATTTGTCGCCGCGACAACTGCTCGCTTTGGCCGCCAGCGCCGAAGAGCACTATGCTCATCCTATTGCCGAGGCCGTGGTCGGTCACGCGGCGGCGCAAGGGATCGATCTGTTGCCCATCAGTCGCGTTGACTTTATCGTCGCCCACGGCGTATCCGCTTATGTCGACGGTCAACAGGTGCTGGTCGGCAGTCGCCACTTTATCCATGACGATGAAGGGATTGAGTGCCGGAGCGCATCTGTCCATGAAGAACGCTTGCACGGTGAGGGGAAAAGCCTCCTCTATATCGCCCGAGGTCAATGTCTGGAAGGGGTGATCGCCTTGCGTGACACGCTGCGCAAGGAAGCGTCACAGGTGCTCAATGCACTGAAAGACAGCCAACGCCGGTTGGTCGTTCTCACGGGGGATCACGAACAGACGGCCAAGGCGCTGCACCGTCAACTGCCGCAGATTGATGCGATCCACTGGCAACTCAAGCCTCAGGATAAAGCCACGCTGATTAAGCAGTTACAACAGCAGGGGCGCAATGTGGCCTTTGTCGGCGATGGCGTGAACGACGCGCCCGCTCTGGTAACGGCGGATGTCGGTATCAGCATGCCCAGTGGTGCCGACCTGGCACGGGATGCCGCCCAGGTGATTCTCATTCAGGATGATCTGAATACGCTGCTTCATGCTCTGGAGATCGCGGATCGGGCCAAGCACACCCTGAGTGAAGGGTTTTATGCGGCGGTCGGCGGCAACAGCCTGTTCCTGCTCGGCGCCTTGAGCGGGCGGATTGCTCCGGTGACGGCAGCACTGTTGCATAATCTGCTCACCGTTTCTATTCTCGGCTGGAGTGCGTCACGCAGTCTGACGTTCCACGCCTCTACTCCGGTAAACCCCGTATCGGGAGACCGCTCATGA
- a CDS encoding GGDEF domain-containing protein encodes MSFERFEQPAKNKRCFHTWPLGITGRVAIFIVVSILLPMLLTSWLIETGGLAPGNNLYFAIPLAVIFLLIPLARWVAYFLINRDLEVVNRFCKEMKKGNYQIYFDLSNEKEEEDEFLVLLRNLTWMSQGLARQKRESLRRYNSVQQQYRAMEEQAFTDALTGVYNRHFLDQLYSRCGSGLCIKGTEFSAIYIDCDRFKQVNDSLGHHVGDQLLQDLARCIIRAIRQDPDVPLRLGGDEFAVFLPNTTIDQAEKIAWRIRHLYSKVKVASTSLSIGIASTQCQPESCHDMLQTLLRKADEQAYLIKKSGGDGVSRIDR; translated from the coding sequence GTGAGCTTTGAACGTTTTGAACAACCGGCCAAAAACAAACGCTGCTTCCACACTTGGCCGCTTGGAATTACCGGCCGTGTGGCCATTTTTATTGTCGTATCTATCTTGCTGCCCATGCTGCTGACTTCCTGGTTGATTGAAACCGGCGGCCTGGCCCCCGGCAACAACCTCTACTTTGCCATCCCTTTGGCCGTTATTTTCCTGCTGATTCCGCTGGCGCGCTGGGTCGCTTATTTCCTGATCAATCGCGATCTGGAAGTGGTTAACCGCTTCTGCAAGGAGATGAAAAAAGGCAACTACCAGATCTATTTCGACCTGAGCAATGAAAAAGAGGAGGAAGACGAATTTCTTGTCTTGTTGCGCAATCTGACCTGGATGAGCCAAGGTCTGGCTCGCCAAAAAAGAGAGTCTTTACGCCGTTACAACAGCGTTCAACAACAGTACCGGGCCATGGAGGAGCAGGCCTTCACCGACGCCCTGACCGGGGTTTATAATCGCCATTTCCTGGATCAGCTTTATAGTCGATGCGGCTCTGGGCTGTGTATCAAAGGAACAGAGTTCAGCGCGATCTATATCGATTGTGATCGATTTAAGCAGGTCAATGACAGCCTCGGCCATCATGTGGGTGATCAGCTGTTGCAGGACCTGGCACGTTGCATCATCCGTGCAATCCGCCAGGACCCGGATGTTCCGTTACGCCTCGGTGGCGACGAATTTGCCGTATTTCTACCCAATACCACGATTGATCAGGCCGAAAAAATTGCCTGGCGCATCCGGCATCTGTACAGCAAAGTCAAGGTGGCGTCGACGTCATTGTCCATCGGTATCGCCTCCACCCAGTGCCAACCGGAAAGCTGCCATGACATGTTGCAGACCCTGCTGCGTAAAGCGGATGAACAAGCCTACCTGATCAAAAAAAGTGGCGGTGACGGGGTGTCACGAATCGACCGTTAG
- a CDS encoding FeoA family protein, with the protein MSHIATPSQSIPLSQLSEQQKALVRACSARGALKQKLLNMGFIPGAEIMMIRNAPLRDPIEIGIQNYFLSLRRSEAQMIQVEQL; encoded by the coding sequence ATGAGCCACATCGCCACCCCATCACAATCTATTCCCTTATCGCAACTTTCGGAGCAGCAAAAAGCCCTTGTTCGCGCCTGCTCGGCACGTGGTGCGCTAAAGCAGAAACTGCTCAACATGGGCTTTATTCCCGGTGCTGAAATCATGATGATTCGCAACGCTCCTTTACGCGACCCTATTGAAATTGGAATTCAAAACTATTTTCTTTCGCTGCGCCGCAGTGAGGCGCAAATGATTCAGGTGGAACAATTATGA
- a CDS encoding cation-translocating P-type ATPase: protein MQISVRHHTPHRLRVRIKGLRNNRLLGKELDLLLQQSSLPVAHQTKLRSGCLVLTHAPDKALRRELLALFKNYAAKPPATPLPNQPGCECDLVCARCHPAEKPAPSLTRQLIGVTLLTGYVVWVFIRQTLLRKPVSEKALSLTSGVALVAAIPLFREAWAEMRRGRHKSLFPFLSATCFLAIALGQALTALEVIWILRIGMLLEDYVARRSHRAIRDILELTEKNTFILVDGIEVEIAVDEVKQGDTVVCHTGEKIAVDGTVIRGSALVDESSVNGRSEMAAHSADDAVFAGTIIRQGTLFIRAERLGEETYLCRILTMVENALANQAPAEKRADMLADRLMRLGAIAVTGTFLITLSPIRAFTVLLVLACPCATVLAASTAVSAALANAARNHILIKGGYYLEQFGEADCFCFDKTGTLTVETPQVMEIFPRSSRQNPDTLLALAAAAEMHTPHPMARAITHEAQQRGLEIPRHASCEFTIGRGVKAQIDDRSVLVGNDKWMAEHAIDIRYFKGAATQQLELGHTLIYLAREGKAQALLTVANRVRPKTPAVLDWLRADGVHDMYLVTGDTQRMARSLGESFHFRDWRADLLPEEKAAFLHQLEAQNRKVVMVGDGVNDALALADAKIGVAMGAGGAEVAIEAADIALADSDLENLVRLRQLSRKTLRTIEQNHQLAMWTNIGGVVLGAAGLLSPLMAGGLHIVHTLGILFNSSALLHWQAQGLPTPVADITDTESTHD from the coding sequence ATGCAGATCAGCGTTCGTCACCATACACCGCACCGGCTGCGTGTCCGTATTAAAGGATTGCGTAACAATCGTTTGCTCGGCAAAGAGCTGGATCTTTTGCTGCAACAATCGTCTTTGCCCGTTGCTCATCAGACCAAACTTCGTTCCGGGTGTCTGGTGTTGACCCATGCGCCGGATAAGGCTCTGAGGCGCGAGTTGTTAGCCCTTTTTAAAAACTATGCGGCCAAGCCTCCGGCAACGCCGTTGCCCAATCAGCCCGGTTGCGAATGCGATCTGGTTTGCGCCCGCTGCCATCCGGCGGAAAAACCGGCCCCGTCCCTGACGCGCCAACTGATAGGCGTGACATTGCTGACCGGCTACGTCGTGTGGGTGTTTATCCGCCAGACCCTTTTGCGCAAACCGGTGTCTGAAAAAGCCTTGAGCCTGACGTCCGGGGTGGCTCTGGTCGCGGCAATCCCGTTGTTTCGCGAAGCCTGGGCCGAAATGCGTCGTGGTCGCCATAAGAGCCTGTTTCCGTTTTTGTCCGCGACTTGTTTTCTGGCTATTGCCCTCGGTCAGGCACTGACCGCGCTGGAAGTGATCTGGATTCTGCGCATCGGCATGTTGCTCGAAGATTATGTGGCCCGCCGCTCTCATCGCGCTATCCGCGATATTCTCGAACTGACGGAGAAAAACACGTTTATCCTTGTTGACGGCATTGAAGTGGAAATTGCCGTCGATGAGGTCAAACAGGGCGATACGGTCGTCTGTCATACCGGGGAAAAGATTGCCGTGGACGGCACCGTCATCCGCGGCAGTGCCCTGGTCGATGAATCGTCCGTCAACGGCCGTTCGGAGATGGCAGCGCACAGCGCAGACGATGCGGTATTCGCCGGTACCATCATTCGCCAGGGCACCTTGTTCATCCGCGCAGAACGCCTCGGTGAAGAAACCTACCTGTGCCGTATCCTGACCATGGTCGAAAACGCTCTGGCCAACCAGGCTCCGGCGGAAAAACGTGCCGACATGCTGGCCGACCGGCTGATGCGCCTCGGTGCCATTGCCGTGACCGGCACCTTCCTCATCACCCTCAGCCCCATCCGTGCCTTTACCGTGCTGCTGGTGTTGGCCTGTCCGTGCGCGACGGTGCTGGCCGCCTCCACCGCGGTGTCGGCAGCGCTGGCCAATGCCGCCCGCAACCATATCCTCATCAAGGGTGGCTACTATCTGGAACAGTTCGGTGAAGCCGACTGCTTTTGCTTCGACAAAACCGGCACCCTGACCGTGGAAACACCCCAGGTGATGGAGATCTTCCCACGTAGCTCACGCCAGAACCCTGACACCTTGCTCGCGTTGGCAGCGGCGGCTGAAATGCACACGCCGCACCCCATGGCCCGCGCCATCACCCATGAGGCGCAACAACGCGGCTTGGAGATTCCCCGACATGCCAGCTGCGAATTCACCATTGGTCGAGGCGTCAAAGCGCAAATCGACGATCGCAGCGTGCTGGTCGGCAATGACAAATGGATGGCCGAGCACGCCATCGACATCCGCTATTTTAAAGGGGCCGCCACCCAACAACTGGAGCTTGGTCACACCCTGATTTATCTGGCCCGCGAAGGCAAGGCACAAGCTTTGCTGACCGTGGCCAACCGGGTGCGTCCCAAAACCCCGGCTGTGCTCGACTGGCTACGCGCCGACGGTGTTCACGACATGTATCTGGTGACCGGGGACACGCAGCGCATGGCACGCTCTCTCGGTGAGTCGTTCCATTTTCGCGATTGGCGGGCCGACCTGTTGCCGGAAGAGAAAGCGGCCTTTCTCCACCAGCTTGAGGCACAGAACCGCAAGGTGGTCATGGTTGGCGACGGCGTCAATGATGCCCTGGCCCTGGCCGATGCCAAGATCGGCGTGGCCATGGGCGCGGGCGGTGCCGAAGTGGCCATTGAGGCCGCGGACATCGCCCTGGCCGACAGCGACCTGGAAAACCTGGTGCGTTTGCGCCAACTGAGCCGCAAAACCCTGCGCACCATTGAGCAGAACCATCAGCTGGCCATGTGGACCAACATCGGCGGCGTGGTGCTGGGGGCGGCCGGACTGCTGTCGCCGCTGATGGCCGGTGGTCTGCATATTGTTCACACCCTCGGCATCCTGTTTAACTCCAGTGCTCTGTTGCACTGGCAGGCACAAGGATTGCCGACTCCCGTCGCCGACATCACAGACACAGAGAGTACGCATGACTGA
- a CDS encoding HD-GYP domain-containing protein has protein sequence MTHQFHNGFKIDLKDQKIHYVFDGFLDVLLSLLAHRDYYTYLHSLRVAELSRRIGIQLQLRKDEVLALEHGGLIHDIGKLSIPDDVLLKPGRFSIHDRHIMNSHALIGADLFKNKGIDTRLIDMVLQHHERLDGSGYPQGREADSISFYARIIAVADVYEALIARRPYKSNRSHENALEILLLDVQNGKLDKSIVKALTAVTERWNPLTIEGNSYTESLAQLEDFRHSCYFREPLSQFYSYRYLFSFENDYQSPLNATPYVLFALCFRNLKTLNRQKGYLETDNVLCTIGEQLQDRISEIVQANMPPENPVLLFLKKGADYIIYNQLDPQRCQCLEKIINESISEARSIWGVECECRQRLFNAGEPFKAALDVLFT, from the coding sequence GTGACCCATCAATTTCATAATGGTTTTAAAATCGACCTTAAAGACCAGAAAATACACTATGTTTTTGATGGTTTTCTCGATGTTCTTCTTAGTCTGCTCGCGCATCGGGATTACTATACCTATTTGCACTCTTTACGCGTCGCAGAGCTGTCACGGCGCATCGGCATCCAGTTGCAACTCAGAAAAGATGAGGTTCTGGCCCTGGAGCACGGTGGCCTGATCCATGACATCGGCAAACTCTCCATTCCCGATGACGTTTTGCTCAAGCCGGGCCGTTTTTCGATTCACGATCGCCATATCATGAACAGCCATGCCCTTATCGGCGCCGATCTGTTCAAAAACAAAGGCATAGACACACGGTTGATCGACATGGTGCTGCAGCATCATGAACGGCTGGACGGCAGCGGTTATCCGCAGGGACGCGAAGCGGATTCTATCTCCTTTTACGCCCGGATCATTGCCGTTGCAGATGTCTATGAAGCGTTGATTGCACGACGCCCGTATAAAAGTAACCGCAGCCATGAGAATGCGCTGGAGATTCTTCTGTTGGATGTCCAAAACGGCAAATTGGATAAAAGCATCGTCAAAGCCCTGACGGCCGTGACCGAACGGTGGAACCCGTTGACCATAGAGGGGAACAGCTATACGGAATCATTGGCCCAACTTGAAGATTTTCGCCACTCCTGTTATTTCCGTGAGCCGCTGAGCCAATTTTACAGCTACCGTTATCTGTTCTCATTTGAAAATGACTACCAATCCCCCCTCAATGCCACCCCCTATGTGTTGTTCGCCCTGTGCTTCCGCAACCTGAAAACGCTTAACCGCCAAAAAGGCTATCTGGAGACCGACAATGTTCTTTGCACCATCGGCGAACAACTGCAAGATCGTATCAGTGAAATCGTCCAGGCAAACATGCCACCGGAGAATCCCGTCCTGCTGTTTTTAAAAAAGGGCGCAGATTACATCATTTACAATCAGCTTGATCCTCAACGTTGCCAATGCCTCGAGAAAATCATCAACGAGAGCATCTCAGAGGCCCGCAGTATCTGGGGGGTTGAATGTGAATGTCGTCAGCGCCTATTTAATGCGGGTGAGCCTTTCAAGGCGGCACTTGATGTGCTTTTTACCTGA
- a CDS encoding DUF4198 domain-containing protein, with protein sequence MKKVLLLSVTAMIVAATPALAHFQMLYTPQSALDGSTTIELREVFTHPFADEHTMDMGLQEDGKTKPVEAFCVINKGKKNDLLPTLKPISWQGHHNSGAAYQSQYKARRMGDHVFVLQPAPYYEGGEGIYIQQITKMIVNVAGAPTDWDADLGLKAEIVPLTKPYSIWTGSTFSGIVKSNGKPVPFAEIEVEYLNHEVDLEKNAMGKAYVEAPHDSFVTIGIKADANGKFTFGLPKAGWWGFCALGVGSDKEYQGKELSQDAVIWVQVTDMK encoded by the coding sequence ATGAAAAAGGTATTACTGCTCAGCGTCACGGCCATGATCGTGGCCGCCACTCCGGCCCTGGCCCACTTCCAGATGCTCTACACACCGCAATCCGCTCTGGACGGCAGTACAACGATTGAACTGCGTGAAGTGTTCACCCATCCATTTGCCGATGAACACACCATGGACATGGGGCTGCAGGAGGATGGCAAAACAAAGCCTGTTGAAGCCTTTTGTGTCATCAATAAGGGCAAGAAGAATGATCTGCTCCCCACCTTAAAACCGATCAGCTGGCAGGGCCATCACAACAGTGGTGCGGCCTATCAGTCACAGTACAAGGCCCGGCGCATGGGCGATCACGTTTTTGTCTTGCAACCGGCTCCTTACTATGAAGGCGGCGAAGGGATCTACATTCAACAAATCACCAAGATGATCGTTAATGTGGCTGGCGCGCCGACAGATTGGGACGCGGATCTCGGCCTGAAAGCAGAGATCGTTCCATTGACAAAACCCTACTCCATTTGGACCGGTTCTACCTTCAGCGGTATTGTCAAAAGCAATGGCAAGCCAGTGCCCTTTGCCGAGATCGAAGTGGAATACCTCAACCACGAAGTCGATCTAGAGAAAAACGCCATGGGCAAGGCCTATGTTGAAGCTCCCCATGACAGTTTTGTCACCATCGGCATCAAAGCCGATGCGAACGGCAAGTTTACCTTCGGGCTGCCCAAGGCAGGCTGGTGGGGATTCTGCGCTCTCGGTGTCGGCAGCGACAAAGAGTATCAGGGCAAAGAGCTCAGTCAGGATGCCGTGATCTGGGTTCAGGTGACGGATATGAAATAA
- the feoB gene encoding ferrous iron transport protein B: MINVALAGQPNCGKSTIFNMLSGVNQHVANYPGVTVDKKSATVKFEGHSYEIVDLPGTYSFSMFSLEERVAKSFLLNEETDVIVNVVDAANLRRNLYLTFQLLELGKPVVMVLNMMDIAERRHIAINIDLLSQLLNIQVVKAVGSRQKGKNDILSAIERASQQTVTRPFRIDYDRFEPYIAQLEEKITVESTIARRWLAIKALEGDDVVLEKVGLTTQNIQSLTDEIHERCDLDVDQTFAAMRYQNADIVYHRCVRETPDSKRNLTDKLDRIILNKWLAFPFLGLIIYLIYQLSIVAGYKLTNYTWPLLASIKNFIVGFLPPPMIVDVPLFTDLSVWMINSTIALLNYLPIFFILFALIAILEDVGYMPRMAFILDRVFKRYGLHGQSTLPLVLGGALVGGCAVPGVMATKGIADERARLATILTVPYMNCLAKVPFYTLLLGAFFADNMTRMMFYISTVTLFIALIVARLLTATVLANRETAPFIMELPPYHLPTIKGVLLRACQRVWLYIKKVVTIVLAVAVVLFALLQYPGVPDDTMTKMRAEADQALQTFDHKAKKTSLYALVDERAEVITLINLYNGYKSKRMLTSSKEAVAALDADYLAANPQLFPIVRGKGADEKTINRAVRKLSKVAQKLQMEIKNEKITHSFLGMFGRALEPVSQFCGFDWRVNVAFLSSFAARESAVATLGSIYEKGKQERAETSISKDGAYTPIHAVAMLIFMILTPPCIATMVVVKLQSNSYRWMLFAIFFPITLGLLLSGSFFTLAQTFGWSGLDMMHYFYLSVVTVAVLLAFIRSKQPAWEVGD, translated from the coding sequence ATGATCAATGTTGCCCTGGCCGGACAGCCCAATTGCGGAAAATCAACCATCTTCAACATGCTCAGCGGCGTCAACCAGCATGTCGCCAATTATCCCGGCGTCACGGTTGACAAAAAATCAGCGACAGTCAAATTCGAAGGTCACAGCTATGAGATTGTCGATCTGCCCGGTACCTATTCGTTCAGCATGTTCTCGCTGGAGGAGCGGGTCGCCAAATCCTTTCTGCTCAATGAGGAAACCGACGTCATTGTCAATGTGGTGGATGCGGCGAATCTGCGCCGTAACCTCTATCTGACTTTTCAGCTTCTTGAACTGGGTAAACCGGTGGTGATGGTGCTGAATATGATGGATATAGCCGAGCGACGCCACATCGCGATCAACATCGATCTGCTGTCTCAACTGCTTAATATCCAGGTGGTTAAAGCGGTTGGCAGCCGGCAAAAAGGTAAAAATGACATCCTCAGTGCCATTGAACGGGCCAGTCAGCAGACGGTAACGCGTCCGTTTCGCATTGACTATGACCGCTTCGAACCCTACATCGCCCAATTGGAAGAAAAGATCACCGTCGAATCGACCATTGCCCGTCGCTGGCTGGCCATCAAAGCCCTGGAGGGCGATGATGTGGTGCTGGAAAAAGTTGGCCTGACCACGCAAAATATCCAATCTCTGACGGATGAAATCCATGAGCGCTGTGACCTGGATGTGGACCAGACCTTTGCCGCTATGCGTTATCAGAATGCCGACATTGTTTATCACCGTTGCGTGCGCGAAACGCCTGACAGCAAACGGAACCTTACCGATAAGCTCGACCGGATTATTCTCAATAAATGGCTGGCATTTCCCTTCCTCGGTCTGATCATTTATCTGATCTATCAACTGTCCATCGTTGCCGGCTATAAACTGACCAATTACACTTGGCCGCTGCTGGCCTCAATTAAAAATTTTATTGTCGGCTTTTTGCCCCCACCGATGATCGTCGACGTGCCGTTATTCACCGACCTGAGCGTATGGATGATCAACAGCACCATTGCCCTGCTCAATTATCTGCCGATTTTCTTCATTCTGTTTGCCTTGATCGCCATCCTCGAAGATGTCGGCTACATGCCGCGCATGGCGTTTATTCTCGACCGGGTGTTCAAGCGTTACGGTCTGCATGGTCAATCCACCCTGCCTCTGGTACTTGGCGGCGCCCTTGTCGGCGGCTGTGCGGTTCCCGGTGTCATGGCCACCAAAGGCATTGCCGATGAACGGGCACGGTTGGCAACAATTCTCACCGTGCCGTACATGAACTGCCTGGCCAAGGTGCCATTTTACACCCTGCTCCTCGGTGCTTTTTTTGCCGACAACATGACACGGATGATGTTTTACATCTCCACCGTCACCCTGTTCATCGCTCTGATTGTCGCCCGTCTGCTGACGGCAACGGTGTTGGCCAACCGTGAAACCGCACCGTTCATCATGGAACTGCCGCCCTACCATCTGCCGACCATCAAAGGCGTGCTGCTGCGTGCCTGCCAGCGGGTGTGGCTGTACATCAAAAAAGTTGTGACCATTGTTCTGGCCGTGGCCGTGGTGCTGTTTGCGTTGCTGCAGTATCCGGGCGTGCCGGATGACACCATGACCAAGATGCGCGCCGAAGCGGATCAAGCCCTGCAGACGTTTGATCACAAGGCCAAAAAGACGAGTCTTTACGCGCTGGTCGATGAGCGAGCCGAGGTCATTACTCTGATCAACCTGTATAACGGCTACAAGTCCAAACGGATGCTGACCAGCAGCAAAGAAGCTGTTGCGGCTCTGGATGCGGATTACCTTGCCGCCAATCCGCAGTTATTCCCCATCGTTCGCGGCAAAGGCGCCGATGAAAAAACCATTAACCGGGCTGTGCGCAAGCTATCGAAGGTTGCCCAGAAACTGCAGATGGAGATCAAAAACGAGAAAATCACCCATTCGTTTCTCGGCATGTTTGGTCGTGCGTTGGAACCGGTGAGCCAATTCTGCGGTTTTGACTGGCGGGTCAATGTCGCCTTCCTCAGTTCGTTTGCCGCCCGCGAAAGTGCCGTGGCGACGCTCGGGTCCATTTACGAAAAGGGCAAGCAGGAGCGCGCCGAAACCTCGATCTCCAAAGATGGTGCTTATACGCCCATCCATGCCGTGGCCATGCTGATCTTCATGATCCTGACACCGCCGTGCATTGCCACGATGGTGGTGGTTAAGCTGCAATCCAACTCATACCGCTGGATGCTCTTTGCCATCTTCTTTCCCATCACCCTCGGCCTGCTGTTGTCCGGAAGCTTCTTTACTCTGGCTCAAACCTTCGGCTGGAGTGGTCTCGACATGATGCACTACTTCTATCTCAGCGTGGTGACAGTCGCCGTGCTGCTGGCATTTATCCGTTCCAAACAACCGGCCTGGGAGGTCGGAGATTAA